The following coding sequences are from one Corticium candelabrum chromosome 20, ooCorCand1.1, whole genome shotgun sequence window:
- the LOC134195596 gene encoding uncharacterized protein LOC134195596, producing MGKNNDTKQGRFRLIFGPIFMMTFTPVFALTICAGCLRGSLASVLDDVSRSSNDSGSPLVKFFTAIGLAQGLGSPTAWTIFVVFVASQLIVLKCVPGGEEEGVTATGRTPVYKTNGLASFFLTTTGYVLLSIVFGLFPATILYDNLLEILWVAEIASIVLCLWLAVRKTSKPQTGTGTESANEQISLLLKFYWGREVHPSVMGFELKQVTNCRFGMMIWPLIMISCMAKQWEIYGYISNSMATAAFLQFAYLTKFFHWESGYMRTLDMMHDRAGYYICWGCMFYVPSIYPSPAMYLVRNPNSLPTLVVAALVVSGLLCVGLNYQADWQKQEVRKSDGRCLIWGEPPKVIRAKYTDENNVEHSQILLVSGWWGISRHFHYIPEILASLIWTLPCLFESGLPYFYVIYLTMLLIDRTDRDDRRCLNKYKSYWKKYTEAVPYKMIPYIY from the coding sequence ATGGGCAAGAACAACGACACCAAACAGGGCCGATTTAGGCTTATCTTCGGTCCCATCTTCATGATGACCTTCACTCCCGTTTTTGCTCTCACCATCTGTGCAGGCTGTCTGAGAGGCTCTCTGGCTTCTGTATTGGATGACGTTTCACGTTCAAGCAACGACTCCGGCTCTCCACTCGTCAAATTCTTCACTGCTATTGGTCTTGCTCAAGGATTGGGATCACCAACCGCGTGGACCATCTTCGTCGTCTTTGTCGCCTCACAACTAATCGTTTTGAAGTGCGTCCCCGGGGGCGAGGAGGAAGGAGTTACGGCTACAGGCCGCACTCCTGTCTACAAAACGAACGGCCTGGCTTCCTTCTTTCTAACGACAACGGGCTATGTCTTACTTTCCATCGTTTTCggcctgtttcctgcaacaaTCCTCTATGACAATCTACTGGAGATACTGTGGGTTGCCGAGATTGCTAGTATTGTGTTGTGCCTGTGGCTGGCGGTAAGAAAAACTAGCAAACCACAGACAGGTACAGGAACTGAATCGGCCAATGAACAGATAAGTCTTCTTCTAAAGTTCTACTGGGGTCGTGAGGTTCATCCCAGTGTGATGGGATTCGAGCTCAAGCAGGTCACCAACTGTAGGTTTGGTATGATGATATGGCCATTGATTATGATCTCCTGTATGGCCAAACAATGGGAAATTTATGGATACATTTCTAACTCTATGGCGACGGCTGCATTCCTACAGTTTGCTTATCTTACAAAGTTTTTTCACTGGGAGTCGGGATATATGAGGACATTGGATATGATGCATGATCGTGCTGGTTACTATATCTGCTGGGGGTGCATGTTTTATGTACCCAGCATCTATCCGAGTCCAGCTATGTACCTTGTGAGGAACCCAAATTCTTTACCTACTCTCGTCGTAGCTGCATTGGTAGTCTCTGGTCTGCTGTGTGTTGGATTGAATTATCAGGCCGACTGGCAGAAACAGGAAGTGAGAAAGAGTGATGGAAGGTGTTTGATTTGGGGGGAACCACCCAAGGTGATCCGAGCAAAGTACACAGACGAAAACAACGTTGAGCATTCACAGATTCTTCTCGTGTCTGGATGGTGGGGTATAAGCAGGCATTTTCATTACATTCCCGAGATTTTGGCATCACTTATTTGGACACTGCCGTGTCTGTTTGAGAGCGGGTTACCATACTTCTATGTTATATATCTCACTATGCTTCTAATAGACAGGACAGATCGTGATGATCGTCGTTGTCTAAACAAGTACAAGTCCTACTGGAAGAAATACACTGAAGCTGTGCCTTACAAAATGATCCCTTACATCTATTGA
- the LOC134195721 gene encoding biogenesis of lysosome-related organelles complex 1 subunit 6-like: MSDVADDEESRSANGQSDSPDVTNPQFSPDVQRLTDGLLGTFLPAIDMIRDKLKELDEHQGKTTENVNKAISRFEDPDSTQKLMAVVAQVPHYRIKLEGIRREMLQLHERTKKLKKRAKKLREQRKSDDAARKVAQERERERDKLIEAKVATNRDLEK; this comes from the coding sequence ATGTCCGACGTTGCTGACGACGAAGAGAGTCGATCTGCCAATGGTCAGAGTGATTCCCCAGATGTGACTAACCCACAGTTTTCTCCGGACGTTCAGCGACTAACTGACGGCTTATTGGGCACATTCCTTCCTGCAATTGATATGATAAGAGATAAACTCAAAGAGCTTGACGAACACCAAGGCAAAACAACGGAAAATGTTAACAAAGCAATTTCTCGATTTGAGGACCCGGATTCGACTCAAAAACTGATGGCTGTGGTAGCTCAAGTGCCTCATTATCGTATTAAGCTGGAGGGTATACGACGAGAGATGCTTCAGCTGCATGAGAGAACGAAGAAACTGAAGAAACGAGCGAAGAAACTGCGAGAACAGAGGAAGAGCGATGATGCGGCTCGAAAAGTTGCACAGGAacgagagagggagagagacaAGCTAATTGAAGCCAAAGTTGCTACAAATAGAGATCTGGAAAAATAG
- the LOC134195496 gene encoding uncharacterized protein LOC134195496, translated as MTSFHFKGRAVRFQLLKEADEDNESDEPHSRVFISGDVSDDGEEDCSQTKPLVKSGPKTAAPEGHVIRLKHGRQTRKSSCKDMCRIAAVLLSVALLVSVFVAVVMHLANQRASSRPEAGPLNVTSYHYVPSHHHVPSLSSLYCKQSSRHSVSKSPYSGSCNRTSLRLKWEAHFANLTSSSAVRFIDINCDGILDVILGFGEINDIPLLKDFTLVRKCIYSDAKLRACTGGIIALDGKTGDELWRKQTTHETFAIHCALDVNNDGQLDCLVSGRGGVMFSIEPRTADILWLGDERVTNYSWNFMTPQIVRDFDSDGVQDIIVSHGGDTRYDSFVYPRGIGRLILLSGGTGKVISIMSMPDGRETYMSPVIHRDGNGTIRVLFGTGGESITGSLWSVELEDFARLGFRCHRKVGVLDCDVVANSTTKVIEGIRHRGASNPPVLVDLTRDGVLDVVVPMYDGRVFALDGMDFSEIWRVDFGEAESYMHPAIGRYNNDDIPDIMVLYQKGIYQEYNATLTAIINGQTGELLYYNEIPVGMVMAPSPLSLQTTNGRDWFLYWIPKETASIFHTSAARKRRHEHVDDVSDNKHEHDDHSEKKKWFNDIQFVAKSVDVGQKGWVLHEEKTGIQQSYYEAFSSLLTTNYDLISSPAITDIDGDGRLDLVHVYYRSACPLPKGIDPNHVVVDPKMERCHSSSLDIYVKEIDSNCPFAALEQQQWLAYLGTYGDGIYG; from the exons ATGACAAGCTTCCACTTCAAAGGTCGTGCAGTACGATTTCAATTACTAAAAGAAGCAGACGAAGACAATGAAAGCGACGAGCCTCACTCGCGCGTCTTCATTTCTGGAGACGTGAGCGACGACGGAGAAGAGGACTGCAGTCAAACGAAGCCACTCGTTAAATCTGGACCGAAAACTGCGGCCCCAgaaggtcacgtgatcagaTTGAAACACGGACGTCAAACCCGGAAGTCAAGTTGTAAAGATATGTGCCGCATAGCTGCGGTTCTGTTGAGTGTTGCGCTACTAGTGAGcgtttttgttgctgttgtgatgCACTTGGCCAATCAGAGAGCATCCAGTAGGCCGGAGGCGGGTCCATTGAATGTGACGTCATACCACTACGTGCCCTCACATCATCATGTGCCCTCACTTTCATCGCTCTACTGCAAGCAGTCGAGTCGTCACTCAGTTTCAAAGTCACCATATAGTGGATCCTGTAATAGAACGAGTCTTCGTCTGAAGTGGGAGGCTCACTTTGCTAACCTAACATCGTCATCTGCAGTTAggtttattgatatcaactgtgaTGGAATTCTTGACGTCATTTTGGGATTCGGTGAAATCAACGATATCCCGTTGCTGAAAGACTTCACTCTCGTACGCAAATGTATTTACTCCGACGCTAAACTACGGGCGTGTACAGGCGGCATCATAGCCTTGGATGGCAAGACAGGCGACGAGTTGTGGCGCAAGCAAACGACCCACGAGACATTTGCCATACACTGTGCACTGGACGTAAACAACGACGGTCAGTTGGACTGCCTAGTCTCAGGCCGAGGCGGAGTGATGTTTAGTATCGAGCCGAGAACAGCCGACATTTTATGGCTCGGCGATGAACGAGTCACCAATTATTCATGGAACTTTATGACTCCTCAGATTGTCCGCGACTTTGACTCAGACGGCGTCCAAGACATTATTGTAAGTCACGGAGGCGACACACGGTACGATTCGTTTGTTTACCCGAGAGGCATCGGCCGTTTGATTCTCCTTTCTGGAGGCACCGGGAAGGTGATTTCTATCATGTCTATGCCGGATGGACGTGAGACCTACATGAGTCCAGTAATACATAGAGACGGGAATGGAACGATTCGTGTGTTATTCGGCACGGGCGGTGAGTCGATTACAGGGAGTTTGTGGTCGGTTGAGTTGGAGGACTTTGCACGACTTGGTTTTCGTTGTCATCGGAAGGTGGGTGTGTTGGATTGTGATGTCGTTGCAAATAGTACGACGAAGGTTATTGAAGGGATTCGACATCGTGGGGCTAGTAATCCGCCTGTTCTTGTCGATTTGACAAGAGATGGTGTGTTGGATGTTGTGGTGCCGATGTATGATGGTCGTGTGTTTGCACTGGATGGAATGGATTTTTCTGAGATTTGGAGAGTTGATTTTGGAGAAGCGGAGTCTTACAT GCATCCCGCCATAGGAAGATACAACAACGATGATATTCCTGATATAATGGTGTTATACCAGAAGGGAATCTATCAGGAATACAATGCCACCCTGACAGCCATAATCAATGGTCAAACAGGAGAGCTACTCTACTACAACGAAATACCAGTTGGCATGGTGATGGCACCATCTCCGTtaagtctacaaacaacaaacggTAGAGATTGGTTTCTCTACTGGATACCTAAGGAAACAGCATCTATTTTCCATACATCTGCAGCTCGTAAGCGACGGCATGAGCATGTTGATGATGTCAGTGATAACAAGCATGAGCACGATGATCACAGTGAAAAGAAGAAGTGGTTTAATGATATTCAGTTTGTAGCAAAGAGTGTTGATGTGGGGCAGAAGGGTTGGGTGCTTCATGAAGAAAAGACAG GCATCCAGCAGTCATACTATGAAGCATTTTCCTCATTGCTGACTACAAACTACGACCTCATCAGCTCTCCAGCCATCACTGACATTGATGGTGATGGACGACTAGAtcttgtgcatgtgtattaCCGGTCCGCATGCCCACTGCCCAAAGGGATTGATCCCAATCACGTTGTTGTGGACCCCAAAATGGAACGATGTCACAGCAGCTCATTGGACATTTATGTGAAGGAGATAGACAGCAACTGTCCGTTTGCTGCTCTTGAACAACAGCAATGGCTTGCGTATTTGGGTACATATGGTGATGGAATTTATGGTTAG
- the LOC134195329 gene encoding protein DlpA-like: MEIPRQDQRLPLEYLLQLKRWNTPTIYNGWEQITKHDSAADCFNIEETRDFMPEQGPMIGYAATVVIEPSKKAHKANKPTAKSDYRRYLASVPDPKIVVVQDLDKPRIVGSFWGEVNANIHRALGCVGTITDGSIRDLDEMKSAGFKAIAQRLCVGHAHAYPVEWGVEVEVFGRKVKPGQLIHADKHGFLVIPNEDKQRLLEASLFMDQNECNTVIKAAREQHGSYEEMIECFDKAGAAFTEAAREKFGHGQQEW; this comes from the exons ATGGAAATACCGCGTCAGGATCAACGACTTCCACTGGAATATCTTTTGCAACTGAAGCGTTGGAACACGCCGACAATAT ACAATGGATGGGAGCAAATAACAAAACATGACAGTGCTGCTGATTGCTTCAATATTGAGGAGACACGCGATTTTATGCCCGAACAAGGGCCTATGATAGGCTATGCAGCCACTGTTGTTATTGAACCATCCAAGAAGGCTCACAAAGCCAACAAACCGACTGCAAAGTCGGACTATAGAAG ataTCTGGCAAGTGTTCCTGATCCAaagattgttgttgttcaagatCTCGACAAACCCAGAATAGTTGGGTCCTTCTGGGGAGAG gtcaatgcaaacatacacagaGCACTCGGCTGTGTTGGAACTATAACAGATGGGTCCATTCGAGACTTAGATGAGATGAAAAGTGCTG GCTTCAAAGCTATTGCACAACGTTTATGTGTTGGTCATGCTCATGCTTATCCTGTTGAGTGGGGTGTTGAAGTTGAG GTTTTTGGACGGAAAGTGAAGCCTGGCCAGCTGATTCATGCCGACAAGCACGGTTTTCTGGTAATTCCAAATGAAGACAAGCAAAGGCTCCTAGAAGCGTCATTGTTCATGGATCAAAACGAATGCAACACAGTAATCAAAGCAGCACGAGAACAACATG GTTCATACGAGGAGATGATAGAATGTTTTGACAAAGCAGGTGCTGCCTTCACAGAGGCAGCAAGAGAAAAATTTGGTCACGGGCAACAAGAGTGGTGA